From Mytilus galloprovincialis chromosome 9, xbMytGall1.hap1.1, whole genome shotgun sequence, the proteins below share one genomic window:
- the LOC143046675 gene encoding uncharacterized protein LOC143046675 has translation MKSEFDSSYSLSPATSSVSSPCTAYPYSSQSSISRADSLSEYDFENDDVFSAASTVEKINFNNVSPDTKTKGLPKPDLPAAENPPKRKRYNKSRRRDRSPALVEKIKKTRRSKANDRERSRMHGLNDALETLREILPVTSGENKLTKIETLRMAHNYIWMLSQTLEMVDKTPQTSVAVSEIEQVTSRDNITNSAITQESSFLCKAEQFTCQTPSPVPSIQDSYFQAQQHDIYAVTTTSRVPLNGDIPVTYSETFSPISSSSPVFASHQNLPNGHIVKNMAHPSLGFTNYGQSCNWNSMYQRPQPGSPTEYSDTSDGFAYEMFP, from the coding sequence ATGAAGTCGGAGTTTGATTCCAGCTATTCGCTGTCTCCAGCAACAAGTAGCGTCAGCAGTCCTTGTACTGCTTATCCATATTCGTCACAGTCGTCAATTTCCAGAGCTGATAGTTTATCGGAATACGATTTTGAAAATGACGACGTATTCAGCGCAGCATCAACTGTAGAAAAGATAAACTTTAATAATGTTTCTCCAGACACTAAAACAAAAGGACTACCTAAACCTGATTTACCGGCAGCTGAAAATCCCCCAAAGAGGAAACGCTACAACAAGTCTCGTCGACGAGATAGGAGTCCAGCTCTTGTAGAGAAGATCAAGAAAACCCGCAGATCAAAAGCTAATGACAGAGAACGTAGCCGTATGCACGGACTTAACGATGCTTTGGAGACTCTTCGAGAGATATTACCCGTTACTTCTGGTGAAAACAAACTCACAAAGATAGAGACACTCCGAATGGCACACAACTACATATGGATGTTATCACAGACCTTGGAAATGGTCGACAAAACTCCACAAACTTCTGTTGCCGTGTCTGAAATCGAGCAAGTGACTTCAAGAGACAATATCACAAATAGTGCTATAACACAGGAATCTTCTTTTCTGTGTAAAGCGGAACAATTCACATGTCAGACCCCGTCACCAGTGCCAAGTATACAAGACAGTTATTTCCAGGCTCAGCAGCATGATATTTATGCAGTAACAACTACCTCACGTGTTCCCTTAAATGGAGATATACCTGTAACATACTCAGAAACATTTTCACCTATTTCTTCATCGTCGCCAGTGTTTGCCTCgcaccaaaatttaccaaatggACATATTGTGAAAAACATGGCGCATCCGTCTCTCGGATTTACTAATTATGGACAATCATGTAATTGGAATTCTATGTATCAAAGACCGCAGCCTGGAAGTCCAACAGAATACTCAGACACTTCTGACGGATTCGCCTATGAAATGTTCCCGTGA